The following proteins are co-located in the Flectobacillus major DSM 103 genome:
- a CDS encoding AIR synthase related protein — protein sequence MNQERYAQRGVSASKEDVHKAIEKLDKGLFPKAFCKISPDMLGGDDAYCNIMHADGAGTKSSLAYLYWKETGDISVWRGIAQDAVVMNTDDLICVGATDNMLLSSTIGRNKNLIPGEVIAEIINGTEEVLQMLRDNGIGIWSTGGETADVGDLVRTIIVDSTVVARMKRSDVISNHTIQAGDVIVGLESFGQATYENSYNGGMGSNGLTSARHDVLGHYLANKYTESFDPAVPESLVYSGSKNLTDTVADTPLNVGQLILSPTRTYAPVVKALLKELRAVIHGMVHCSGGAQTKVLHFVENVHIIKDNMFELPPLFKLIQEESGTDFKEMYKVFNMGHRLEVYLKPEYAQTVIDISKSFGINAQIIGRVEALANKQVTIQSPFGEFVY from the coding sequence GTGAATCAAGAACGCTACGCACAAAGAGGGGTTTCGGCCTCGAAAGAAGACGTACACAAAGCAATTGAAAAGCTAGATAAAGGGCTTTTTCCAAAAGCATTCTGTAAAATTTCGCCCGATATGCTGGGTGGTGACGATGCTTATTGTAATATCATGCACGCCGATGGAGCTGGTACAAAATCATCTTTGGCCTACCTGTATTGGAAAGAAACAGGCGATATTTCGGTATGGCGTGGTATTGCTCAAGATGCTGTGGTGATGAATACCGATGATTTGATTTGTGTGGGTGCTACCGACAATATGCTCCTTTCGAGTACCATTGGGCGTAATAAAAACTTGATTCCAGGCGAAGTTATTGCCGAAATTATCAACGGTACTGAAGAAGTATTACAAATGCTTCGAGATAATGGTATTGGTATTTGGAGTACAGGTGGTGAAACCGCCGATGTTGGCGATTTGGTAAGAACAATCATTGTTGACTCAACAGTGGTAGCTCGGATGAAACGTTCGGATGTTATTTCAAACCATACTATCCAAGCAGGAGATGTTATTGTTGGATTGGAGTCGTTTGGACAAGCTACCTACGAAAATAGCTATAACGGTGGTATGGGTAGTAATGGCCTCACTTCTGCCCGTCATGATGTGTTAGGGCATTATTTGGCTAATAAATATACCGAAAGTTTTGACCCTGCCGTTCCTGAATCGTTGGTATATAGTGGCTCTAAAAACCTGACCGATACCGTAGCAGATACGCCGCTCAATGTGGGCCAGTTGATTCTGTCGCCAACTCGAACTTATGCTCCAGTAGTGAAAGCCTTGTTGAAAGAGTTACGTGCCGTAATTCATGGAATGGTACACTGCTCAGGTGGTGCTCAGACAAAGGTGCTGCATTTTGTCGAGAATGTGCATATCATCAAAGATAATATGTTTGAACTGCCTCCCTTGTTTAAATTGATTCAAGAAGAAAGCGGAACAGATTTCAAGGAAATGTACAAAGTATTTAATATGGGACACCGTTTAGAGGTATATCTCAAGCCTGAATACGCTCAAACAGTGATTGATATTTCTAAATCGTTTGGTATCAATGCCCAAATCATTGGCCGTGTTGAAGCTTTAGCAAATAAACAAGTAACCATTCAGTCGCCTTTTGGGGAGTTTGTTTACTAA